A stretch of the Archangium violaceum genome encodes the following:
- a CDS encoding FG-GAP-like repeat-containing protein, giving the protein MRMCRVLVSTAWVVVLGGCPTPPPEEQGPFLSDTPLWTLEPPESLRQSCFGASLALGDVNGDGKQDLVVAAPPCSLMRGKGSLVIYAGEGTSFSTEPVIAEMDWQNPNPSVSGRNIAVSVGDVNGDRFADILVRSQAAGTLVFAGQEDLGSMLQAPLFRVPFLGAHYNGVLVDLDGDGLDELVVTQGAERSTTLYRPTPGAEAPFTQARVLPGWTLSLVRVGDLNGDGAEELLRWNGDASELFLGCEQDQPGVCEGGLSVSPSWTSAEMVRGFFPDQNGDGHPEVVISDPSRLSVHLFQPEGGFASAPIWRVLGDGAFPSLAPPPIFVGDLDKDGQETEFLLGALGRLYAFFPKQGLSAELRPEWAWPRSNALGPEYHGDVRYVPVRAGDLDGDGYADIIVGMAPPFDQLAPTTQPRPGRVVAFGGGRPPRLEPAPFLRGDVACGLGSGGGKPDVTVDGDILSRTVFIDQRNFPETACEVMERCVGAPGDRRLLRFSVSIPNLGSSAVRIPSPEERPELYEFDACHQHDHLIGFASYELLDTQNAVVAVGRKQGFFLVDYVAYCGNAPPPASVAEDGSQSISPGWSDVYSADYPCQWLDITDVPDGTYTLRVGVDKNDLIDEQDVLPNSAEVTVRLSGSTVEVLP; this is encoded by the coding sequence ATGAGGATGTGTCGAGTGCTCGTCTCCACCGCGTGGGTGGTGGTGCTGGGGGGCTGCCCCACGCCACCTCCGGAGGAGCAGGGCCCGTTCCTGTCCGACACGCCGCTCTGGACCCTGGAGCCTCCCGAGTCGCTCCGACAATCCTGCTTCGGTGCCTCCCTCGCGCTCGGGGACGTCAACGGAGATGGGAAGCAGGATCTGGTGGTCGCGGCGCCTCCGTGCTCACTGATGCGGGGCAAGGGCTCCCTGGTCATCTATGCCGGCGAGGGGACGTCCTTCTCCACCGAGCCCGTCATCGCCGAGATGGACTGGCAGAACCCCAACCCGTCCGTGAGCGGGCGCAACATCGCGGTGTCCGTGGGCGACGTGAACGGGGATCGCTTCGCCGACATCCTCGTCCGCTCCCAGGCCGCGGGAACGCTCGTCTTCGCGGGCCAGGAGGACCTCGGGTCGATGCTCCAGGCACCGCTCTTCCGCGTGCCCTTCCTGGGCGCCCACTACAACGGCGTCCTCGTCGATCTGGATGGGGACGGGCTCGATGAGCTCGTCGTCACCCAGGGGGCGGAGCGGAGTACCACCCTCTATCGCCCCACGCCCGGGGCGGAGGCTCCGTTCACCCAGGCGCGGGTCCTTCCAGGGTGGACGCTCTCGCTCGTCCGGGTGGGTGATCTCAACGGCGACGGAGCGGAGGAGCTGCTGCGCTGGAACGGGGATGCCTCCGAGCTCTTCCTCGGGTGCGAGCAGGACCAGCCCGGCGTCTGCGAAGGGGGCCTGTCGGTCTCACCCTCCTGGACGTCCGCCGAGATGGTGCGGGGCTTCTTCCCGGATCAGAACGGGGATGGACACCCGGAGGTCGTCATCAGTGATCCGAGCCGCCTGTCGGTGCACCTCTTCCAACCGGAGGGAGGCTTCGCATCGGCGCCCATCTGGCGAGTCCTCGGGGACGGGGCGTTTCCCAGTCTCGCGCCTCCGCCCATCTTCGTGGGGGACCTGGACAAGGATGGCCAGGAGACGGAGTTCCTGCTGGGCGCCCTGGGGCGCCTGTACGCGTTCTTCCCGAAGCAGGGGCTCTCCGCCGAGCTGCGCCCGGAGTGGGCCTGGCCGAGGAGCAATGCGTTGGGGCCGGAGTACCACGGGGACGTGCGGTATGTGCCCGTGAGGGCGGGGGATCTCGACGGGGACGGCTACGCCGACATCATCGTCGGAATGGCCCCTCCGTTCGATCAACTGGCGCCGACGACGCAGCCACGGCCGGGGCGGGTGGTGGCCTTCGGCGGAGGTAGACCGCCACGCCTGGAGCCCGCGCCCTTCCTGCGGGGGGACGTGGCGTGCGGCCTGGGGAGCGGTGGGGGCAAGCCGGACGTGACGGTGGACGGGGACATCCTCTCGCGGACGGTGTTCATCGATCAGCGGAACTTCCCGGAGACGGCCTGCGAGGTGATGGAGCGCTGTGTGGGAGCCCCAGGAGACCGGCGCCTGCTGCGCTTCAGCGTCTCCATTCCGAACCTGGGCTCGAGCGCGGTGCGCATCCCATCCCCCGAGGAGCGGCCGGAGCTCTACGAGTTCGACGCATGCCACCAGCATGATCACCTCATCGGGTTCGCCAGCTACGAGCTGCTCGATACCCAGAACGCGGTGGTGGCGGTGGGCCGCAAGCAGGGCTTCTTCCTGGTGGACTACGTGGCCTACTGCGGGAACGCGCCGCCGCCGGCAAGCGTCGCCGAGGATGGCTCCCAGAGCATCTCGCCGGGTTGGTCGGACGTGTACTCGGCGGACTACCCGTGCCAGTGGCTGGACATCACGGACGTGCCGGACGGCACGTACACACTGCGCGTGGGCGTGGACAAGAATGATCTCATCGACGAGCAGGACGTACTGCCGAACTCCGCCGAAGTGACGGTGCGGCTCTCGGGCTCTACCGTGGAGGTCCTCCCGTAG